A section of the Chloroflexota bacterium genome encodes:
- a CDS encoding SAM-dependent methyltransferase, whose translation MRRKYRALNDAVYDHMTAVSMPPDELLSDLIAETDELTKDWAGMQISPAQGSFMNLLTRLIGARTALELGTFTGYSSICIARALPPDGKLICCDDSPEWTCVAERYWRRAGLSDRIELRQGEALPIVRAMPKREQFDLAFLDADKSSNWLYYEEVLPRLRPGGVILIDNALSGVDSEDSERSLRARELNERISADQRTDSVLLPISDGLTFALKR comes from the coding sequence ATGCGTCGCAAGTACCGGGCCCTAAACGACGCGGTTTACGACCATATGACCGCGGTCAGCATGCCGCCGGACGAGTTGCTGTCGGACCTGATCGCCGAAACCGACGAATTGACCAAGGACTGGGCCGGAATGCAGATTTCGCCGGCGCAGGGATCGTTCATGAATTTGCTGACCCGCCTGATCGGTGCCCGAACAGCCCTGGAACTGGGAACCTTCACGGGTTACTCGTCGATCTGCATTGCCCGGGCGCTCCCGCCCGACGGAAAGCTGATCTGCTGCGACGACAGCCCCGAATGGACCTGCGTGGCGGAGCGCTACTGGCGTCGCGCCGGGCTCTCGGACCGGATCGAATTGCGCCAAGGCGAAGCGCTGCCGATAGTCCGCGCCATGCCGAAACGGGAACAGTTCGACCTGGCGTTCCTCGATGCCGACAAGAGTTCGAACTGGCTCTACTACGAAGAGGTCCTGCCGCGCCTGCGTCCGGGCGGAGTGATCCTGATCGACAATGCGCTTTCCGGGGTGGATTCCGAAGACTCCGAGCGGTCCCTGCGAGCGCGCGAGCTAAACGAGCGCATCAGCGCCGACCAGCGCACCGACTCGGTCCTCCTGCCGATTTCCGACGGGCTCACGTTCGCGCTGAAGCGCTAA
- a CDS encoding glycoside hydrolase family 32 protein gives MNTRHRTHYHFQPAANWMNDPNGLIQHRGMHHMFFQHNPDNPWAERIHWGHARSENLIDWQILPIALSPGQVGADPLSCYSGCAVSNDGQPVIIYTGVAPERACVAFGNEDLSELEKYGGNPVIAGPPRGLTTPGFRDHSVWREDGGWRMIIGSGESGRSGLALGYRSPDLLGWEYDGVFASSIGQESSPMWECPDFFTAGGRDFLVVSMHPDRRVFYYTAPDHGRVFEGAPGGRVDLGQALYAPQSYTDQTGRRIMFGWLQEERPRQLQVDAGWSGAQSLPRVLGSDRAGRLVCSPAPEVDALRISATPDWREPGQVAGDRIEIIARFSWVENGVCGLSVLDSGDGLERTEITYGFANDWLTLDASGSSLEARNHRTVSGGRLHLPPGEDVELRVFVDASVVEVFANGRAGALRAYPELDQSIGTRVISRIDDPGIPVREADLDNLTGFAAWRLREASPGQ, from the coding sequence ATGAACACGCGCCATCGCACGCACTACCACTTTCAGCCGGCCGCCAACTGGATGAACGACCCCAACGGGCTGATCCAGCATCGCGGCATGCATCACATGTTTTTTCAACACAATCCCGACAACCCCTGGGCGGAGCGGATCCACTGGGGGCACGCCCGGTCTGAGAACCTGATCGACTGGCAGATCCTGCCGATTGCCCTTTCGCCCGGCCAGGTCGGTGCCGACCCACTCTCCTGCTACTCGGGTTGTGCGGTGAGCAACGACGGCCAGCCGGTGATCATTTACACCGGCGTGGCCCCCGAACGGGCCTGCGTCGCGTTCGGTAACGAAGATTTGAGCGAGCTAGAAAAATACGGCGGCAATCCGGTTATCGCCGGCCCTCCGCGCGGTTTGACCACCCCGGGGTTCCGTGACCACTCGGTCTGGCGCGAGGACGGGGGTTGGCGGATGATCATCGGCTCCGGCGAAAGCGGCCGGTCCGGTCTGGCGCTCGGGTACCGGTCGCCCGATCTACTCGGCTGGGAATACGACGGAGTCTTTGCCTCTTCAATTGGCCAGGAAAGCTCGCCGATGTGGGAATGCCCCGATTTCTTCACGGCTGGCGGACGCGATTTCCTAGTCGTGAGCATGCACCCCGATCGACGGGTTTTCTACTACACCGCGCCCGACCACGGGCGGGTCTTCGAAGGCGCGCCGGGCGGTCGCGTCGATCTGGGCCAGGCTTTGTATGCCCCGCAGAGCTACACCGATCAAACCGGTCGCCGGATCATGTTTGGCTGGCTGCAGGAAGAGCGGCCCCGGCAGCTGCAGGTCGACGCCGGTTGGTCTGGCGCGCAGAGTCTGCCGCGGGTGCTGGGCAGCGACCGGGCCGGCCGGCTGGTGTGCAGTCCGGCGCCTGAAGTCGATGCGCTGCGCATTTCCGCAACCCCCGACTGGCGCGAACCGGGCCAAGTTGCTGGCGACCGCATCGAAATCATTGCGCGTTTTTCGTGGGTCGAGAACGGTGTTTGCGGGCTGAGCGTTCTGGATTCGGGCGACGGCCTCGAGCGGACTGAAATCACCTATGGCTTTGCCAACGATTGGCTGACCCTTGATGCGTCTGGATCCAGCCTCGAAGCGCGCAACCACCGCACCGTGTCCGGAGGACGACTGCATTTGCCGCCGGGCGAAGACGTTGAGCTGCGGGTGTTCGTCGACGCCTCGGTCGTCGAAGTGTTCGCCAACGGCCGGGCCGGCGCCCTGCGCGCCTACCCTGAGCTGGACCAGAGCATCGGGACCCGCGTGATTTCGCGAATCGATGACCCCGGGATCCCGGTCCGCGAGGCCGACCTCGATAACCTGACCGGTTTTGCGGCCTGGAGGCTGCGCGAGGCAAGCCCGGGCCAATAA
- a CDS encoding DUF2191 domain-containing protein, which translates to MKTTIDIDDELLRQAKNLGKMTGRPLRSVVEEGLRIVLQANSRRPRYRLPDLSVGSESRPDPLEKYSWQELRDVIYGDDELR; encoded by the coding sequence ATGAAAACCACGATCGATATAGATGACGAGCTACTTCGCCAAGCCAAAAATCTGGGAAAAATGACGGGCCGTCCGCTGCGGTCGGTGGTTGAAGAAGGCTTGCGAATCGTCTTGCAGGCCAATAGCCGGCGACCTCGCTACCGATTGCCGGACCTGAGCGTCGGATCGGAAAGCCGTCCCGACCCATTGGAGAAGTACTCCTGGCAGGAGTTGCGGGACGTAATTTACGGGGATGACGAATTACGTTGA
- the nrdR gene encoding transcriptional repressor NrdR, whose product MWCPHCQSLDLRVVDSRHADDATRRRRECGNCGRRFTTYERVERFICPTCSSPNSRTTKLEFERGVSWRRRECLACGTRYETRESAVARDLVVVKRDSRREPFRRDKVLASVRVATAKLPVSSDQIESLVDDLIAEISRLALHEIPTVEIGGMVMERLRPLSEIAYLRFASVYESITDLESMSTQISNLRQGITQRVDPRQFVLIPTEDSGS is encoded by the coding sequence GTGTGGTGTCCGCATTGCCAGAGCCTTGATCTGCGGGTGGTCGACAGCCGCCACGCCGATGACGCCACCCGGCGGCGGCGCGAGTGCGGCAACTGCGGGCGGCGCTTTACGACCTACGAGCGAGTCGAGCGATTCATCTGCCCGACCTGCAGTTCCCCCAATTCGCGGACCACGAAACTTGAATTCGAGCGCGGCGTTTCCTGGCGCCGTCGTGAGTGCCTTGCCTGCGGGACTCGTTACGAGACCCGCGAAAGCGCGGTCGCGCGCGACCTGGTGGTGGTCAAGCGCGACAGCCGCCGCGAACCTTTCCGGCGGGACAAGGTCCTGGCCAGCGTCCGGGTCGCCACCGCCAAATTGCCCGTTTCCAGCGATCAGATCGAGTCGCTGGTCGACGACCTGATCGCCGAAATCTCGCGCCTGGCCCTGCACGAGATTCCGACCGTCGAAATCGGCGGGATGGTAATGGAACGGTTGCGACCGCTGTCCGAAATCGCCTACTTGCGATTTGCCAGCGTTTACGAATCGATAACCGATCTCGAATCGATGTCTACCCAGATTTCAAACCTGCGGCAAGGAATCACGCAACGCGTCGATCCCCGCCAGTTCGTATTGATCCCGACCGAGGATTCAGGCAGCTAG
- a CDS encoding antibiotic biosynthesis monooxygenase, with product MSELTVIAHITTDPSKTEQFIEIFSENLINVHEEAGCLHYTLHRNTEDPEKLVVVERWTSAEALAEHAVAPHMNAMREKAAGMSLNTEVLKFAKIDAPGMPEKSNI from the coding sequence GTGTCCGAACTGACCGTAATCGCCCACATCACCACCGATCCGTCCAAGACAGAGCAGTTCATCGAAATCTTCAGTGAGAACCTCATCAACGTGCACGAGGAAGCGGGCTGCCTGCACTACACGCTGCACCGCAACACGGAGGATCCGGAAAAACTGGTGGTGGTGGAGCGCTGGACCTCCGCCGAGGCACTTGCCGAGCACGCCGTCGCACCGCACATGAACGCCATGCGTGAGAAGGCGGCCGGCATGTCGCTCAACACCGAAGTTCTCAAGTTCGCCAAGATCGACGCCCCGGGGATGCCCGAAAAGTCGAACATCTGA
- a CDS encoding endonuclease V — translation MASPVDRDRLTQARELQKRLQQQVRIEPLDASPARVAGIDVHFEPNGDRAWGSACVVSCPDLQVIECKIAAAAIDFPYRTGYLSFRELPAVAAVLTALAERPDLLLLDGHGIAHPRRFGLACHAGVEFDLPAVGCAKSRLCGRFVDPDKEALARSDLTDGAEVLGKVLRSRAAVKPIFVSVGHRITLDQAVDAVIGCLDGFRIPLPLRMAHNRARSAARNGGV, via the coding sequence GTGGCATCACCCGTTGACCGCGACCGGCTGACTCAAGCCAGGGAGTTGCAGAAGCGGCTGCAGCAGCAGGTCCGGATCGAACCGCTGGACGCATCACCTGCGCGGGTGGCGGGAATTGACGTCCATTTCGAGCCGAATGGCGATCGCGCGTGGGGTTCGGCTTGCGTGGTGTCCTGCCCGGATTTGCAGGTAATCGAATGCAAAATTGCCGCGGCCGCGATTGACTTCCCTTATCGAACCGGCTATCTGTCATTCCGCGAATTGCCGGCCGTGGCCGCGGTCCTGACCGCGCTTGCCGAACGCCCCGACCTGCTGCTGCTCGACGGCCATGGCATCGCCCACCCTCGCCGTTTCGGTCTGGCGTGCCATGCCGGCGTCGAATTTGACCTGCCGGCCGTCGGCTGCGCCAAGTCGCGTCTCTGCGGCCGGTTCGTCGATCCCGACAAGGAGGCCCTCGCGCGGTCTGACCTGACGGATGGAGCGGAGGTGCTGGGCAAGGTCCTGCGCTCGCGGGCCGCGGTCAAGCCGATATTCGTCTCGGTCGGTCACCGAATCACGCTGGACCAGGCGGTCGATGCGGTAATCGGGTGCCTGGACGGATTCCGGATCCCGCTTCCCCTGCGTATGGCCCACAACCGCGCCCGGTCGGCGGCCCGGAACGGCGGCGTGTAG
- a CDS encoding type II toxin-antitoxin system VapC family toxin: MTLIAVDTNVLVYAHRRESNKHRAAARLLQTLAEGDAPWAIPWPVCSEFLSVVTNARFWGRESIDRDAAWRQLNAWACSPSVKMLSETDGFLAVFERIARRPRVNGRVVHDARIAAICIAWGTEVLLTCDRDFSLFPELKTRDPLQPD; the protein is encoded by the coding sequence ATTACGTTGATCGCGGTGGACACCAACGTACTCGTGTATGCCCACCGCCGCGAGTCCAACAAACACCGTGCGGCGGCGCGGTTGCTGCAGACGTTGGCCGAAGGCGATGCCCCCTGGGCAATCCCCTGGCCTGTTTGCTCTGAATTCCTAAGCGTCGTGACGAATGCTCGCTTTTGGGGCAGAGAGTCGATTGACCGCGATGCCGCGTGGAGGCAATTGAATGCGTGGGCTTGCTCACCGTCAGTAAAGATGCTCTCCGAAACTGATGGTTTTCTTGCCGTATTCGAAAGAATCGCGCGGCGTCCTCGTGTCAACGGGCGGGTCGTGCACGATGCCAGGATTGCGGCCATTTGCATTGCTTGGGGCACAGAAGTTCTATTGACATGTGATCGGGACTTCAGTTTGTTCCCCGAGCTCAAAACCCGGGACCCGCTCCAACCCGATTGA
- a CDS encoding multidrug effflux MFS transporter, translating to MQAAATLPGPPEKRSARAESWLTTAILIMLAALAPLSIDMFLPSIPDITAEFAADSATIRLAVTMYLLVSAGAALLFGPISDRFGRRPALIAGMLLYVLGGIVCWVSLSAPMLVGGRIVQGFGGGVGMAVASATVIDIYGRDRAARILAIMGVVMSLAPMLAPIVGGVYQETVGWRWVFGTLTLMGVALISVYLLWIPETNRHKDPDALRLRRILGNYRTLFSTRVYVIPVTLFAVTFAGHLVFISTSALVLIDEIGIGPGLYGIAFGVVSSGFMAGGAIGGALAGRQSGQRIMIGGIGMTAAAALALLAAAWLLIEPGSGLYGAALLVVPMFFTAMGAAIVRPVATAAALTPFRQMAGLASAVLGFSMMLVSSLYAIGFAALLEPTALSMAGAIALTGVGSFLLVLLAGRQIMR from the coding sequence ATGCAGGCCGCCGCCACGCTGCCTGGACCGCCTGAGAAGCGGTCGGCCCGCGCCGAGTCATGGCTGACCACCGCGATCCTGATCATGCTGGCCGCCCTGGCGCCGCTCTCGATCGACATGTTCCTGCCGTCGATCCCGGATATCACCGCCGAGTTTGCGGCCGACTCGGCCACCATCCGCCTGGCGGTAACGATGTATCTGCTGGTTTCGGCCGGCGCCGCATTGTTATTTGGACCGATTTCGGACCGTTTCGGGCGGCGGCCGGCCCTGATCGCCGGCATGCTGCTCTACGTGCTGGGCGGGATCGTGTGCTGGGTTTCCCTTTCGGCACCGATGCTGGTCGGGGGACGCATCGTGCAGGGGTTCGGCGGCGGAGTCGGGATGGCGGTCGCCAGCGCCACAGTCATCGACATTTACGGGCGCGACCGGGCGGCGCGGATCCTGGCCATCATGGGCGTGGTGATGTCGCTGGCGCCGATGCTGGCGCCGATAGTCGGCGGTGTTTACCAGGAGACTGTCGGTTGGCGCTGGGTATTCGGAACGCTCACCCTCATGGGCGTTGCCCTGATATCTGTCTACCTGCTTTGGATTCCGGAAACCAATCGCCACAAGGATCCGGACGCACTGCGACTGCGGCGGATTCTGGGCAACTACCGGACTCTGTTCTCGACGCGCGTGTATGTGATTCCGGTAACCCTGTTTGCGGTGACGTTTGCCGGGCACCTGGTGTTCATTTCCACCTCCGCCCTGGTGCTGATTGACGAGATCGGAATCGGTCCGGGACTTTACGGAATCGCGTTCGGAGTCGTTTCCTCCGGATTCATGGCCGGCGGGGCGATCGGCGGCGCGCTGGCCGGCCGCCAGAGCGGCCAGCGGATCATGATCGGCGGCATTGGGATGACCGCCGCGGCCGCGCTCGCGCTGCTGGCGGCGGCCTGGCTGCTGATCGAACCCGGTTCGGGGCTCTACGGGGCCGCGCTGCTGGTGGTACCGATGTTTTTTACCGCCATGGGGGCGGCGATCGTTCGCCCGGTAGCCACCGCGGCCGCACTTACCCCGTTTCGCCAGATGGCCGGACTGGCCTCAGCGGTGTTGGGGTTCTCGATGATGTTGGTCTCCTCCCTTTACGCGATTGGTTTCGCGGCCCTGCTCGAACCGACCGCGCTTTCCATGGCCGGGGCCATCGCCTTGACCGGGGTCGGTTCGTTCCTGCTGGTGCTGCTGGCCGGGCGTCAGATCATGCGCTGA
- a CDS encoding NAD(P)-dependent oxidoreductase: MAPRLKHGGAMSKLKVLVTGATGQIGRTIMEDLSNRWELTATSRSSNPDPRFIELDFSDMDETVAAFSGQDAIVHMHGKANHDTDEFEPYLRSNIIDLYAAYEATRLAGVKRFIFASSNHAAGWQELAGQAAGPDVGYRPDGFYGAAKVYGEALGNYYSDRYGMEVVCLRIGSYKYRAKPTEWEGRRILSTWLSDRDLIDLVTRSVETAGISFGVYYGVSNNARSYWDITSAVADLGYIPSDNAEEYADAVIAGGGMSGLWDIVIPGIIESS, from the coding sequence ATGGCCCCGAGGTTAAAACACGGGGGCGCGATGTCCAAATTGAAGGTGCTGGTCACCGGTGCGACCGGTCAGATCGGCCGCACGATCATGGAGGATCTGAGCAACCGCTGGGAATTGACCGCAACCTCGCGCAGTTCCAATCCGGATCCGCGGTTCATCGAGCTGGATTTCTCGGACATGGACGAGACGGTTGCGGCATTTTCGGGCCAGGACGCGATCGTCCACATGCACGGCAAGGCCAACCACGACACCGACGAATTCGAACCGTACCTGCGGTCGAACATCATCGACCTGTACGCGGCGTACGAGGCGACTCGGCTGGCCGGCGTCAAGCGCTTCATCTTCGCCAGCTCCAACCATGCCGCCGGCTGGCAGGAGCTGGCCGGGCAGGCGGCCGGGCCGGACGTCGGATACCGTCCGGACGGCTTTTACGGCGCCGCCAAGGTCTACGGCGAAGCGCTCGGCAACTACTATTCCGACCGCTACGGGATGGAAGTGGTCTGCTTGCGGATCGGCAGCTACAAGTACCGGGCCAAACCGACCGAATGGGAGGGGCGGCGGATCCTTTCGACTTGGCTGTCCGACCGCGACCTGATCGACTTGGTAACCCGCTCGGTCGAAACCGCGGGGATCTCCTTCGGCGTCTACTACGGCGTCTCCAACAACGCCCGCTCTTACTGGGACATCACCTCGGCGGTCGCCGACCTCGGCTACATCCCCTCCGACAACGCCGAGGAATACGCCGACGCGGTAATCGCCGGCGGCGGGATGTCCGGTCTCTGGGACATCGTCATTCCCGGCATCATCGAATCGAGTTAA
- a CDS encoding multidrug effflux MFS transporter, which produces MPPPANAAAAAPPDAKHDARAESRLTTAILIALSALAPLSIDMFLPSIPDITAEFKADSATIRLAVTMYLLMSATSAMLFGPASDRFGRRPALVVGMSLYVLGGVLAWFSASAEMLVAGRIVQGFGSGAGMSIARATVIDVYGRERATRIIALMSVVMALAPMLAPIVGGIYQETVGWRWVFATLTLMGIVLIAAYIRQIPETNLQRDPRALYVPQILRNYRTLFSTRAYVVPVALVAIVFAGHLTFISTSALVLIDDIGISPGMYGLAFGIVSAGLMAGGAISGALVGRVSGPVLLFGGMILTAVGGSTMYLLALLVREPGSALVGAALIVVPMFFTTMGASVARPVITVAALTPFRHMAGLAAAVMGFSQMLVSSLYAIVFAALFAPTVLTMTGAIAFTGIVVLTLATVAGRGITR; this is translated from the coding sequence ATGCCACCCCCCGCCAACGCGGCCGCTGCCGCGCCGCCCGACGCCAAGCACGACGCCCGCGCCGAATCACGACTGACGACCGCGATCCTCATCGCGCTGTCGGCCCTGGCGCCGCTCTCGATCGACATGTTCCTGCCGTCGATCCCGGACATCACCGCCGAATTTAAGGCCGACTCGGCCACCATTCGGCTGGCGGTGACCATGTACCTGTTGATGTCGGCCACGTCGGCGATGTTGTTCGGGCCGGCGTCGGATCGGTTCGGGCGCCGGCCCGCTCTGGTGGTCGGCATGTCGCTTTACGTCCTGGGCGGCGTTCTGGCCTGGTTTTCTGCTTCGGCCGAGATGTTGGTGGCCGGGCGGATCGTGCAGGGGTTCGGCAGCGGCGCCGGCATGTCGATTGCTCGCGCCACGGTCATCGACGTCTACGGGCGGGAGCGTGCCACCCGGATCATTGCGCTCATGTCGGTGGTCATGGCCCTGGCGCCGATGCTTGCGCCGATCGTCGGCGGCATCTACCAGGAAACCGTCGGCTGGCGCTGGGTATTTGCGACCCTGACCCTGATGGGTATTGTGCTCATTGCGGCATACATCCGCCAAATCCCGGAAACCAATCTGCAACGCGATCCGAGGGCGCTGTACGTGCCTCAAATCCTGCGCAATTACCGGACGCTTTTTTCCACCCGCGCCTACGTCGTGCCGGTCGCGTTGGTCGCGATCGTATTCGCCGGGCACCTCACGTTCATATCCACTTCCGCCCTGGTGCTGATCGACGACATCGGAATCTCTCCCGGGATGTACGGGTTGGCATTCGGGATCGTCTCGGCCGGCTTGATGGCCGGCGGAGCCATTAGCGGGGCTCTGGTCGGCAGGGTTTCGGGCCCCGTGCTGTTGTTCGGCGGAATGATCCTGACCGCGGTCGGCGGTTCGACGATGTACCTCCTGGCGTTGCTGGTGCGCGAACCCGGCTCGGCCCTCGTCGGGGCGGCCCTCATCGTGGTTCCGATGTTCTTCACCACGATGGGTGCCTCGGTGGCCAGGCCGGTAATCACGGTGGCGGCGTTGACTCCGTTCCGCCACATGGCCGGATTGGCCGCGGCGGTGATGGGGTTTTCGCAAATGCTGGTCTCCTCGCTCTACGCGATCGTTTTTGCGGCCCTTTTTGCCCCCACCGTATTGACTATGACCGGGGCGATCGCCTTCACCGGCATCGTCGTCCTGACCCTGGCAACCGTAGCCGGCCGTGGCATCACCCGTTGA
- a CDS encoding class I SAM-dependent methyltransferase, translating to MDNRRAYDDVAAHYDLEYPGPRTGELEFWQGQLPAPDSKVLELACGSGRLLAPLARGGAVMTGIDSSPAMLARARERLRADPAVCGFGARLHLQSMQDLELEDEFSLVMAAFNALLLVPHRELPLVLERVRSHLDRGGKLVAELFAMTGFDALPDEESAPLAGGSGSWWRDRSYRYDPDLRAGISHVSYRHGRGRIASQHSYGLHLHSWPELETQLVGSGFWIESLYGGFDRRPFRDAGGQLIFVARPSD from the coding sequence ATGGACAATCGCCGCGCCTACGACGACGTCGCCGCCCACTACGACCTCGAGTACCCGGGCCCGCGGACCGGCGAGCTGGAATTCTGGCAAGGCCAGCTGCCGGCGCCGGACTCGAAGGTGCTTGAACTCGCCTGCGGTTCGGGGCGCCTGCTGGCGCCCCTCGCCCGGGGAGGTGCCGTGATGACCGGCATCGATTCCTCACCGGCGATGCTGGCCCGGGCCCGCGAACGGCTTCGCGCCGATCCGGCGGTATGCGGTTTCGGCGCCAGACTCCATCTCCAGTCGATGCAGGATCTGGAACTGGAAGACGAGTTCAGTCTGGTCATGGCCGCGTTCAACGCGCTTCTGCTGGTGCCGCACCGCGAGCTGCCGCTGGTTCTGGAACGGGTCCGGTCGCATCTGGATAGGGGCGGAAAGCTGGTGGCGGAACTGTTCGCGATGACCGGATTTGACGCCCTGCCCGATGAAGAGTCGGCACCGTTGGCGGGCGGCTCGGGTTCGTGGTGGCGGGATAGGAGTTACCGCTACGATCCCGATTTGCGGGCCGGAATCTCGCACGTCAGTTACCGCCACGGGCGTGGACGGATTGCCAGCCAGCACAGCTACGGACTGCATCTCCACAGCTGGCCGGAACTGGAAACCCAGCTGGTCGGGTCGGGTTTCTGGATCGAATCCCTATACGGAGGATTCGACCGCCGCCCGTTCCGCGATGCCGGAGGCCAGTTGATCTTCGTCGCCCGGCCGTCCGATTGA
- a CDS encoding multidrug effflux MFS transporter has translation MRNQVTAATGPSDRGRLRRGRAESHLTTAILVALAALAPLSIDMFLPSIPDITAEFASDSATIRLTVTGYLLVSATSALLFGPVSDRYGRRPALVAGLTLYVVGSLLAWFSISAPMLVAARIVQGFGGGVSMAIATATVIDVHGRDRAARILAIIGVVMSLAPMVAPIVGGIYQETVGWRWVFATLTLLGVGLIATYLAWIPETNLRPDQDALRLRRAARNYRKLFSSRVYVVPVALFALTFSGHLVFISTSALVLIDQVGIGAGLFGVSFGVASSGLMAGGAIGGALVGRLRADRILVAGIGLGAVGSLALLGAALLLIEPGTGIVGAALIVVPMFFVLLGTAMSWPVATATALTPFRDMSGLAAAVLEFSMMAVSSIYAIAFAALLAPSAVTMAGAIAVSGVGAFLLVLLAGRKVIR, from the coding sequence TTGAGGAATCAGGTGACGGCCGCCACCGGCCCGTCCGATCGCGGTAGATTGCGACGCGGACGCGCCGAATCGCACCTGACAACTGCGATCCTGGTCGCCTTGGCAGCGTTGGCGCCGCTCTCGATCGACATGTTCCTGCCGTCGATCCCGGACATCACCGCCGAATTCGCGTCCGATTCGGCCACCATCCGCCTGACTGTGACCGGGTACCTCCTGGTCTCTGCGACTTCGGCGCTGCTTTTCGGCCCGGTCTCGGACCGGTACGGCCGGCGCCCGGCGTTGGTCGCGGGGTTGACGCTGTACGTCGTCGGCAGCTTATTGGCCTGGTTTTCGATTTCGGCCCCGATGCTGGTGGCGGCGCGGATCGTGCAAGGTTTCGGCGGCGGCGTGAGCATGGCGATCGCCACCGCGACCGTCATCGACGTACATGGCCGGGACCGCGCGGCCCGCATCCTGGCGATCATCGGCGTGGTGATGTCGCTGGCCCCGATGGTGGCCCCGATCGTGGGCGGCATCTATCAGGAAACGGTGGGTTGGCGGTGGGTATTTGCCACCCTGACCCTTCTGGGGGTCGGGCTTATCGCGACCTATCTGGCCTGGATACCGGAAACCAATTTGCGGCCCGACCAAGATGCGCTGCGGCTGCGGCGGGCGGCCCGCAACTACCGCAAGCTGTTCTCCAGCCGGGTCTATGTGGTCCCGGTGGCCCTTTTCGCGCTCACCTTTTCCGGCCACCTGGTCTTCATCTCTACTTCGGCCCTGGTCTTGATCGACCAGGTCGGGATCGGCGCGGGGCTTTTCGGGGTCTCCTTCGGGGTCGCCTCATCCGGACTTATGGCCGGCGGGGCGATCGGCGGAGCGCTGGTAGGCAGGCTCCGCGCAGACCGGATCTTGGTCGCCGGAATCGGACTCGGCGCCGTCGGCTCGCTGGCGCTGCTGGGGGCGGCGCTGCTGCTGATCGAACCCGGAACGGGCATCGTGGGGGCCGCCCTTATCGTGGTGCCGATGTTCTTCGTGCTTTTGGGCACGGCGATGTCCTGGCCGGTCGCCACCGCCACCGCGTTGACCCCCTTCCGGGACATGTCGGGCCTGGCCGCGGCCGTGTTGGAGTTCTCCATGATGGCCGTTTCGTCGATTTATGCGATCGCGTTCGCGGCGCTGCTGGCCCCATCGGCAGTCACGATGGCCGGTGCGATCGCGGTGTCGGGGGTCGGGGCCTTTCTCCTGGTGCTGTTGGCCGGACGCAAGGTTATCCGCTAG